Proteins encoded by one window of Martelella endophytica:
- a CDS encoding substrate-binding protein, which produces MSRFIMNRRSLLRAGAAAGVTLAAPMHFIRGAYAQDMSCNMPTGSNVVLGFNVPQTGPYADEGLDELKALQLAAKHLNGEGDGGMLSTFSSKTLKGNGILGKKVDYVTGDTQTKSDAARDGAKRMIEKDGAVMITGGSSSGVAVAVQSLCQDMGVIFMAGLTHSNDTTGKDKRRYGFRHFFNAYQSGEALGPVLAEEYGKDRRAYHLTADYTWGWTQEESMKNATEALGWETVQTVKTPVGAGDFSQYITPVLNSGADVLILNHYGGDMVNSLTQAVQFGLKDKQVNGKNFEIVVPLFSDLMAKGAGAAAQNILGSANWLWSLDNDGTKAFVQSFGAEYGFPPSQAAQTCYVQTLLYADAVERAGTFYAPAVIKALEGFEFDGLGNGPTLYRAADHQCMKDVLVVRGNPEPENEYDLLRVVKIVPRSQVDYDPSIFGGELGPDTPKQC; this is translated from the coding sequence ATGTCTCGTTTCATCATGAACCGGCGCAGCCTGTTAAGGGCCGGCGCCGCGGCCGGCGTCACGCTTGCCGCACCCATGCATTTCATCCGTGGGGCCTATGCCCAGGACATGTCCTGCAACATGCCGACCGGCAGCAATGTCGTCCTCGGCTTCAACGTTCCCCAGACCGGCCCCTATGCCGATGAAGGCCTCGACGAACTGAAGGCCCTGCAGCTCGCCGCCAAACACCTCAACGGTGAAGGCGACGGCGGCATGCTGTCGACCTTCTCCTCGAAAACCCTGAAGGGCAACGGTATCCTCGGCAAGAAGGTTGACTATGTCACCGGCGACACCCAGACGAAGTCGGACGCCGCCCGCGATGGCGCCAAGCGCATGATCGAGAAGGACGGAGCGGTGATGATCACCGGCGGATCATCCTCCGGCGTCGCCGTCGCTGTGCAGAGCCTCTGCCAGGACATGGGCGTCATCTTCATGGCCGGCCTGACCCATTCCAACGACACCACCGGCAAGGACAAGCGCCGCTACGGCTTCCGCCACTTCTTCAATGCCTACCAGTCCGGCGAGGCGCTCGGCCCGGTTCTGGCCGAGGAATACGGAAAGGACCGCCGCGCCTACCACCTGACGGCGGACTACACCTGGGGCTGGACCCAGGAAGAATCGATGAAGAACGCCACCGAGGCACTCGGCTGGGAAACCGTCCAGACGGTCAAGACCCCCGTCGGCGCCGGCGACTTCTCGCAGTACATCACCCCGGTGCTGAATTCCGGCGCAGATGTGCTCATCCTCAACCACTACGGCGGCGACATGGTCAACTCGCTGACCCAGGCCGTCCAGTTCGGCCTCAAGGACAAGCAGGTCAACGGCAAGAACTTCGAGATCGTCGTGCCGCTGTTCTCCGACCTGATGGCCAAGGGCGCAGGCGCCGCCGCCCAGAACATCCTCGGCTCGGCCAACTGGCTATGGTCGCTGGACAATGACGGCACGAAGGCCTTCGTCCAGTCCTTCGGCGCCGAATACGGCTTCCCGCCGTCCCAGGCCGCCCAGACCTGCTATGTCCAGACCCTGCTCTACGCCGATGCCGTCGAGCGCGCCGGCACCTTCTACGCACCCGCCGTCATCAAGGCGCTCGAAGGCTTCGAGTTCGATGGTCTCGGCAACGGCCCGACGCTCTACCGCGCTGCCGATCACCAGTGCATGAAGGACGTCCTCGTCGTCCGCGGTAATCCGGAACCGGAAAACGAATATGACCTCCTGAGGGTGGTCAAGATCGTCCCGCGCTCGCAGGTCGATTACGACCCGTCGATCTTCGGCGGTGAGCTCGGCCCCGATACGCCCAAGCAGTGCTGA
- a CDS encoding carboxymuconolactone decarboxylase family protein: MAADYISMAADISKQTAVLKQDIPETMAGFYAMAGGADKAGALDSKTKEYVALGIAVSTRCDPCIAFHTRALVKMGVTKAEFEEVLGTAIYMGGGPSLMYAAHAMEAFEQFSAK, from the coding sequence ATGGCAGCGGATTATATCAGTATGGCGGCCGACATTTCGAAGCAGACGGCGGTGCTGAAGCAGGACATTCCCGAAACGATGGCCGGCTTCTATGCGATGGCTGGCGGTGCCGACAAGGCGGGCGCACTTGATTCGAAGACAAAGGAATATGTGGCTCTCGGGATTGCGGTCTCGACGCGCTGCGATCCGTGCATTGCCTTCCACACCCGCGCGTTGGTGAAGATGGGCGTGACGAAAGCCGAGTTCGAGGAAGTGCTGGGCACGGCAATCTATATGGGTGGCGGACCGTCGCTGATGTATGCGGCGCACGCCATGGAAGCTTTCGAACAGTTTTCGGCAAAGTAA
- a CDS encoding Dabb family protein → MIRHIVFFSVPKGGDPDAVEAGLSMLTENPHATVLEIGRNTRTDLYDEGVDFVVYGEFEDEAALSAYREHPIYKKSTSVVKPLREMRMAADYDVDKALRHSRYKG, encoded by the coding sequence ATGATCAGACATATCGTTTTCTTCTCTGTGCCGAAGGGTGGCGACCCGGACGCAGTAGAGGCCGGGCTTTCGATGCTGACGGAAAACCCGCATGCCACGGTGCTGGAGATCGGTCGCAACACGCGGACCGACCTTTACGACGAAGGCGTCGATTTTGTCGTCTATGGAGAGTTCGAGGACGAGGCGGCGCTTTCCGCCTATCGCGAGCATCCGATCTACAAGAAGTCGACCTCGGTGGTGAAGCCGCTGCGGGAGATGCGCATGGCGGCGGATTATGATGTCGACAAGGCGCTGAGGCATTCGCGCTACAAGGGCTGA
- a CDS encoding branched-chain amino acid ABC transporter permease: MDAIIIQILNGLDKGAAYSLIALGLTLVFGTLGVVNFAHGALFMLGAFCAVAFNALITWPIQPPKAEGALFAPRPIPYMEYAFGDFGAAVINWSVPLSILLAIPVMLLFGLVMERGLIRFFYKRPHADQILVTFGLAIVLQEIIKKFFGANPIPQTAPSAFAGTANIGAWIGMADSFIVYPWWRLIYFVTALAIIGAVFAFLQFTTYGMVVRAGMRDRETVGLLGIDIEKRFTVVFGIAAVVAGLAGVMYTPILPPNYHLGMDFLVLSFVVVVVGGMGSLPGAIIAGFTLGILQSFASMNEVKAIIPGIDQVIIYLVAVIILLTMPRGLMGRRGVMEE; encoded by the coding sequence ATGGACGCCATCATCATCCAAATCCTGAACGGTCTCGACAAGGGCGCGGCATATTCGCTGATTGCCCTCGGTCTCACTCTGGTCTTCGGCACGCTCGGCGTGGTCAATTTCGCCCATGGCGCGCTGTTCATGCTCGGTGCCTTCTGCGCCGTTGCCTTCAACGCGCTCATCACCTGGCCGATCCAGCCACCGAAGGCCGAAGGCGCCCTGTTCGCGCCGCGCCCCATCCCCTACATGGAATACGCCTTCGGCGATTTCGGCGCCGCGGTTATCAACTGGTCCGTGCCGCTGTCGATCCTGCTCGCCATTCCCGTGATGCTGCTGTTCGGACTGGTCATGGAACGCGGTCTGATTCGCTTCTTCTACAAGCGCCCGCATGCCGACCAGATCCTCGTCACCTTCGGCCTCGCGATCGTTCTACAGGAAATCATCAAGAAGTTCTTCGGCGCCAACCCGATCCCGCAGACAGCCCCGTCCGCCTTTGCCGGCACCGCCAATATCGGCGCCTGGATCGGCATGGCCGATTCTTTCATCGTCTACCCTTGGTGGCGGCTCATCTATTTCGTGACCGCGCTCGCCATCATCGGCGCCGTCTTCGCCTTCCTGCAATTCACCACCTACGGCATGGTGGTCCGCGCCGGCATGCGGGATCGCGAAACCGTTGGCCTGCTCGGCATCGACATCGAGAAGCGCTTCACCGTGGTCTTCGGCATTGCCGCCGTCGTCGCAGGCCTTGCGGGCGTCATGTACACCCCCATCCTGCCGCCGAACTATCACCTCGGCATGGATTTCCTTGTGCTCAGCTTCGTCGTCGTCGTGGTCGGCGGCATGGGGTCGCTGCCGGGCGCCATCATCGCTGGCTTCACGCTTGGCATCCTGCAGTCCTTCGCCTCGATGAACGAGGTCAAGGCCATCATCCCAGGCATCGACCAGGTGATCATCTATCTCGTCGCCGTCATCATTCTCTTGACCATGCCACGCGGGCTCATGGGCCGCCGCGGCGTCATGGAGGAATAA
- a CDS encoding YcgN family cysteine cluster protein, whose translation MTDQRNVPFWKLKRLDEMSTVEWESLCDGCGLCCLNKLEDWETGEVAFTSVACQLLDGHSCQCSDYPNRWATVPECIQLDVAGVKEIPWLPPTCAYRLVDEGHDLYWWHYLVSGDRETVHQAGISARDKTVSELHVPVEDYEDYIVEWPVLTGEPRDD comes from the coding sequence ATGACCGACCAACGCAACGTACCCTTCTGGAAGTTGAAGCGCCTCGACGAGATGAGCACTGTCGAGTGGGAGAGCCTGTGCGATGGGTGCGGGCTTTGCTGTCTGAACAAGCTTGAGGACTGGGAGACGGGGGAGGTGGCCTTTACCTCGGTGGCCTGTCAGTTGCTTGACGGGCACAGCTGTCAGTGTTCGGACTATCCGAACCGCTGGGCCACGGTGCCGGAATGCATCCAGCTCGATGTGGCCGGCGTGAAGGAGATCCCCTGGCTGCCGCCGACCTGCGCCTACCGGCTGGTGGATGAGGGCCACGATCTCTACTGGTGGCACTATCTGGTCTCTGGCGATCGGGAAACGGTGCACCAGGCCGGTATTTCCGCGCGCGACAAGACGGTAAGCGAGTTGCATGTGCCGGTCGAGGACTATGAGGACTACATCGTCGAATGGCCGGTGCTGACGGGAGAGCCGCGCGACGACTGA
- a CDS encoding phage portal protein: MRMPFHLLPGRRAEAVRVPDRKAATMVSALAINGEARWSGSSYAALAREGFMKNPVAHRAVRLIAEAAGAMPWQLFENDGLVSEHPLLSLLKRPNGRMCGADFFEAMFGQLLLSGNAYVEPILLDGALREMHLLRPDRVRVIEGRDGWPEAYEYRTGTHVARFAAESEGLTLLHMRLFHPLDDHSGSSPLAAAQMALDLHNAASVWNKALLDNSARPSGALVYQPKDGGNLTEEQYERLKQELEEGYTGPVRAGRPLLLEGGLDWKAMGLTPRDMDFTEARNGAARDIALAIGVPPMMLGIPGDNTYSNYQEANRAFYRLTVLPLIARTAASLTTWLSPIYGEGLRLEPDLDQVPALSSERDALWSRIGAADFLSDEEKREAVGY, from the coding sequence ATGAGAATGCCATTTCATCTGCTCCCAGGGCGGAGGGCAGAAGCCGTTCGCGTGCCTGACAGGAAGGCGGCGACGATGGTTTCGGCGCTCGCCATTAACGGTGAGGCGCGGTGGTCGGGGAGCTCCTACGCGGCGCTTGCCCGCGAGGGGTTCATGAAGAACCCGGTGGCGCACCGGGCCGTAAGGCTGATTGCGGAGGCGGCCGGCGCAATGCCCTGGCAGCTTTTCGAAAATGACGGGCTCGTGAGCGAGCATCCGCTGCTTTCGCTGCTAAAGCGGCCGAACGGGCGGATGTGCGGGGCGGACTTCTTTGAGGCGATGTTCGGCCAGCTTCTCCTGTCCGGCAATGCCTATGTCGAGCCGATCCTGCTCGATGGCGCGCTGCGGGAAATGCATCTCCTGAGGCCGGACCGGGTGCGGGTCATCGAGGGGCGGGACGGTTGGCCGGAGGCGTATGAGTATCGCACGGGCACGCATGTGGCGCGGTTTGCGGCTGAAAGCGAAGGGCTGACGCTCTTGCATATGCGCCTGTTTCATCCGCTGGATGATCATTCGGGATCTTCGCCGCTCGCGGCGGCGCAGATGGCGCTCGACCTGCACAATGCGGCCTCCGTCTGGAACAAGGCTTTGCTCGACAATTCGGCGCGGCCTTCCGGCGCGCTGGTCTATCAGCCGAAGGATGGCGGCAACCTGACCGAGGAGCAGTATGAACGGCTTAAGCAGGAGCTGGAGGAGGGCTATACCGGGCCGGTTCGCGCCGGGCGACCGCTCTTGCTTGAGGGCGGGCTCGACTGGAAGGCGATGGGGCTGACCCCACGCGACATGGATTTCACCGAGGCGCGCAACGGGGCGGCGCGCGATATCGCGCTCGCCATCGGCGTGCCGCCGATGATGCTCGGTATTCCGGGCGACAACACCTATTCGAACTATCAGGAGGCGAACCGGGCCTTCTATCGGCTGACAGTGCTGCCGCTGATCGCTCGCACGGCCGCCTCGCTGACCACATGGCTTTCGCCGATCTATGGCGAGGGATTGCGGCTTGAACCGGATCTCGACCAGGTGCCGGCGCTGTCGTCGGAACGCGACGCGCTGTGGAGCCGGATCGGGGCGGCGGATTTCCTGAGCGACGAAGAGAAGCGGGAGGCCGTTGGTTACTGA
- a CDS encoding DNA-packaging protein, with protein MPKPISSTSSKSEPRKSQQSGADPFDYVRLLARDWSFLARPEQLPPKDRWRTWLLMGGRGSGKTRAGAEWVHGLALGAGARSDLRIALVAETLGDAREVMIDGVSGICRVARRMRPDFEITRRRLVWPNGAMAYLFSSEDPEALRGPQFHFAWCDELAKWRYGEECWDMLQFGLRLGAEPRQMVTTTPRAVPLLKRLMAEDDTVLTRIATADNRANLAPGFVRALASRYGGTRLGRQELEGELIEDREDGLWRRGELEAIVARNAMANGRIVVAVDPPSGSGRNSVCGIVVAGGMENGGALVLADCSVEGGSPAQWARAVVEAFRRFDADRVVAEVNQGGDMVTAMLKSVDERLPVATVRAKRGKFLRAEPVAALYEQGRVRHAGHFSRLVDQMCDFGADGLSAGRSPDRLDALVWALTALLLEGDGMPRVRGV; from the coding sequence ATGCCAAAGCCCATTTCCTCGACCTCATCGAAAAGCGAGCCGAGGAAATCGCAGCAAAGCGGGGCTGATCCTTTCGATTATGTCCGCCTGCTTGCGCGGGACTGGTCGTTTCTGGCGCGGCCCGAACAGCTGCCGCCGAAAGACCGGTGGCGGACGTGGCTGCTGATGGGCGGGCGCGGCTCGGGCAAGACGCGGGCGGGGGCGGAATGGGTGCACGGACTGGCGCTTGGCGCCGGCGCGCGTTCCGATCTCCGGATCGCGCTGGTGGCTGAGACGCTGGGCGATGCACGGGAGGTGATGATCGATGGCGTTTCCGGGATCTGCCGGGTGGCGCGGCGGATGCGGCCGGATTTCGAGATCACGCGGCGGCGGCTCGTCTGGCCGAACGGCGCGATGGCCTATCTGTTTTCATCGGAGGATCCTGAGGCGCTGCGCGGGCCGCAGTTTCATTTTGCCTGGTGCGATGAGCTTGCGAAATGGCGCTATGGCGAGGAATGCTGGGACATGTTGCAGTTCGGCCTGAGGCTCGGCGCCGAGCCGCGGCAGATGGTGACGACGACACCGAGGGCGGTGCCTTTGCTGAAGCGGCTGATGGCCGAGGACGACACGGTGCTGACGCGGATTGCCACGGCCGACAATCGCGCCAATCTGGCGCCGGGTTTTGTCCGGGCGCTGGCCAGCCGTTATGGCGGGACGCGGCTTGGGCGGCAGGAGCTCGAGGGCGAATTGATCGAGGACCGTGAAGACGGGCTGTGGCGTCGCGGCGAGCTGGAGGCGATCGTTGCGCGCAATGCGATGGCGAACGGACGGATCGTCGTGGCGGTCGACCCGCCATCGGGGTCGGGCCGGAATTCTGTCTGCGGCATTGTGGTTGCCGGCGGCATGGAGAATGGCGGGGCGCTGGTGCTCGCCGACTGTTCGGTCGAGGGCGGCTCTCCGGCGCAATGGGCGCGGGCGGTGGTCGAAGCATTTCGTAGGTTTGATGCCGACCGGGTGGTGGCGGAAGTCAACCAGGGCGGCGATATGGTCACGGCGATGCTGAAGAGCGTCGACGAGCGTCTGCCTGTTGCGACGGTGCGGGCCAAGCGCGGCAAGTTCCTGCGGGCCGAACCGGTTGCGGCGCTTTATGAGCAGGGACGGGTGCGGCATGCGGGGCATTTCTCCCGGCTTGTCGACCAGATGTGCGATTTCGGCGCTGACGGGCTTTCGGCGGGGCGTTCGCCCGACAGGCTGGATGCTTTGGTCTGGGCTTTGACCGCGCTTCTGCTCGAGGGCGACGGAATGCCGCGGGTGCGGGGTGTCTAG